ACTCGAGAATCTCGCTTTCCTGGGAACGGACTTTTGAGGTTGGGGGAGACACAGAATTAACGGGTAGAGATGACCGTTGGAGTTTGACTGTGGCGACTAGGAGATCCCTAGCGGCCTTTTGATCCCCTCGCAGCGTTTTTATCCTTCCGTCCGTACCAGGGAACTTGACGCACTGGTGGTAGGTGGAAGGAACGGCTTGCATCGAGTGTAGCCAAGGGGTGCCGAGTATAGCGTGATAAGGAGCTTTTGTGCTTACAACGGCAAACTTAACCGTTCGAGTAACGCCACACGCGCGTACCGGGAGGCGGATCGTTCCCAAGATAGTTTCGGAGGATCCATTGAATCCGGTTAATGTCCTGGAAGACGCTTTTATGTCGTCAAGATCAACTCCCATCTTCTGTAGAGTTCCTCGGAAGATGAGGTCGACGGAACTTCCGGTGTCAATGAGGATCTTGGTGACATCATACTCTCCAATTCCAAGGACGACGAGAAGAGGATCATTATGGGGAGCGTGAACTCCTTCAGCGTCGTCCGGTGAGAAGGTTATCGGAAGATGACTTGTCGGTTTAGTCGGCCACTTCTGGGAAGTCGCGACCTGTCGACGATAGTCTTTTACAGAACGGACAGTGTCTCCGCTAGGAGGGGAGCCTCCCATGATGACATTCAACGACTGTCCCGTTTGTACTCGCTTAGAGTCTAGCAAGGTGCGGAGGTCTGTGGATATGTTGGTGTCATGCGCTGGGGGTTGAAAATGACCTTTAGCTTGCTCCAACTGTCGTCGTAAGTCTGTTGGTTTTGAACGGTTGAGCTGTATGCGAAGGTCGCAGGCGCCAGCGTTGAGTTTATCTCGGAGGTCTGTAATTGGCCCTTTGTTGTTGTTAGCGTCGGTTGTCGAGATACGACGAGACTTCCGTGTGTCCAGCATCGTCCGTAGATCTTTGTGCTTGGGACTGCTATCATTTTCGGACTCGGACTTCCGCTTCAGGACGTCTCTCAGATCTCCGAGTACAGGCGCATCGTCGTTATCGTCGTCGGACGACAAAGATTGCTGAGAGAGTATAACCTCGATGCGTCTGCGATTAGCAGGATGCTCTTCGTCGGCGGAGGAGTCTCCCCCACCGTTATCCTTCAGGGTTTCCTCCTCGTCGTCTTGTCGTTGAGCGTCGTTTTGCCGACCTTTGCCGGTGGCTTTGCGCTGGGCTCTTCTTTCCttgttcttgctccagctcttgcCATTCTTTGGTTTAGCTTTCAAGGGTTCGAACTTAAATTCACCGCTCGCAAGTGACAAGAGATAATGAGCGTAGAGTGATTTGCATTCTGTGGTATCATGTCCCTTGACGTCGTGATATTTGCAATGCTTGGTGAGATCGACGATCCTGGAAGACCCCGCTGTTGACCCGGCTCCGGCTGTAGGTTGGGTGGTGCAAACAGTATCGACTAGTTTGTCGGGCGAATCGAGCTCCCTTACCCACTTGTTCCATCCCTCGCCGCGGACTACGAGAGTTGAAACCGGCACGTTGTTCTCGTTGACGACATACATGTATACGTCTTTGCGGCCGTTTTTGTCGGTTGGAGCATGCTGGCGCGGTTCTTGTCGCGTGTTGGCGTTTTTAGCCGCTGGCGCTTTGGGTGCGTTCATCTTGCTGAGAATGGCGTTagtatcttcttccattcggaTGAAGTTGTCAGATCGCGCGATAGCGTCCTGGAACGACGTAGTTGGGTTTTGGTATAAATCCTCCCGGAATTTAGAACGAACAACGTGTTCCGCAAGGCGTCAATGGCGATACCGTATGGAATGTCAATCCTTGAGACTACGGTtttgaacttctccatgtagtcgcgaagaCTCTGGTCTTTGGTTTGGTTGAGGTTCCACAAGTTAGAGGCAGTAGCGCTGCGCTTGGTGAACATAATGTAAGTCTTGAGAAAAGCTGCCGACAAGTcgcggaaacttccgatggagtttTCTTCTAACTGGGAAAACCAGGTTGGGGCTTGCTCGTGGAGAGTTTCGACGAACAGTTGGCAGTAGCCTGCGTCCCTTTCATCTTCTGGGAGTCGAGCCCGTGCCATCGCAATGTTGAAAGCTGTCATGTGTTCCACCGGGTCTCCGCCGGGTTTGTACTCGGGTAGGCgcagtttttctatttttctgagTTGGACGCTGGTCAGAGCACTAGTAAACGGAGTGCGTGAGGTTGCGGCGAGGACGCTCTCGATTTGCGGGGCCGCGCTGGTTACTTGATGGATCTTCTCGCTCACTTGTTGGAAACTGAGTTTGAGCTCGGCGAGCTCGCGTATGGTTGCCAGATCAGAACCTACCGAGGGGTGGTCGGCGAGAAGGGTTTCGTTAGGCTCGGAGTCGTCTGAGAGATGTTCGCCTCCGGTCGCCGTCGGGTTGGTGTTAAAGAGGCGACGGCGTATCTGCTGGGGACGACTTGTTTGGCCGTCGGGAGCTGTGAGGGCCGCGACCAGAGCAGCTAACTGGTCGTTGGTCGTCTTTTGGTGTTCGTCTTGATGAGCAAGTCGAGCCATGATAGAGCTCATGAAATCTGTGGTGATGGGCGGCGCGGCTTCGGGCGTTGGGGTTGGTTCGCCGCCTGGAGCGCCGAGGGTGGCGTCGTTTTGAACCATGTAGATCTAGAACGTTACTTTAGTCGGCCCCACGGTGGACGCCAATTGTTTATGCAGGATTCGGTTGATTAGAATAATGAACGTAGGAATGGGGTGACTAAAGACGCTTTTATTAGAATCAAACAAGAGGTTACAAGATTGACGGGAAATAAGGAGACAAGATCAAAGGTTTAAGcaacaagatcaaagagatgattaggaaaccctagatctagccgcttcTGTGTGTGTTGTCCAAAAGTCCCCCTTTTCGTTGTCTCCTCATCCCCTCTTATAGTGTAACCGTCCATGATGCCCTAATCGTGTCGTCCTTTGGGCCCTGTCGTTAAAGACCGAGTATGCGGGTCTTGGTACTGTTCTCTATAAGCCGAGCGTCTTAGCTGATCGGCTAAAAGTACTCTGGGATCGAGCCGACACCTTTAGCCGCTTAAGCCGACTAAACTGGTCAAGCTTGCCGGACTATGGCTTGTTATTCGATGGaccttgtggagggatgtaatccattTCCTACACATATCTATTCTACAGAGAATACCCGAAAGCAAACTCAATTTTTGCAACTCCCAATGTTCTTTATTTACTTGTGTGTAAGCTAAACAGTATGCACACATGTAAACAGATCAAAAATAGGACTCTAAAGCCTAACCTAATCAGGGATTAGTCTGACAGAACAcagcatatttttttttttgaattcaaacAGAAAGTCTATGAGCTATGAACGAGGAACATAAAAGTcacagagacaacaaagacaGGTATGGTTTTGACAAAGCAAACAGTACGTGATAGAACAAAACAAAGAATTGATAAAAGAGTTTACCTAAGTCAAAAGTACTTTGTGTGAATCTGTCAGACCAAATCAATCCCCACTCTTTCACGGTACACGAACAAAATAGGTCTAAaacttgagagagagagagagattggtcTAAAACTGGAACAAGATAGATGATGTCATACCAATGCGTAAGTGTTTCTCTAAATCACAATCGAGGAGGAAGCGTATAAACTACACTCAGAGTTGACCGGCGAAGTAAAAGAAAGCTGATGTCTTCCGAGTAGGAGAAGAGTCTTTTGGTCTGTggccccctttttcttttagACGAGAGAGAATAAGcaaatcaaaatcaattccACTTTTTACTGTGCCCCGGTTTATTCTGGTTCGATTTGGTACGGTTTAATTACGAAACGACCAGTCAAAAATCTTTCGAGGTCAAATTGTGTAAATACTAAATACTCACtgagaatcaaatcaaatctctctcgttctttctttctttctccgtCGTGTTTCGTTTCTCTCTCTTCTGCCTCAAAGATTATCTGATCCGAAGCAATCTCAATCCACAGAAAAGCTTGATTTCTAGgtttgtttctcttctcttcgtATCAATTTAAGCATCAAGCTATCTTCCTTCTCGCGCGCATGTACACGATTAGGGCTCTCGATGCTTGCTTGTGAATTTCTGAAAAAATCGGAAGAGATCTGTGTGATTTATACGGTTTTTAATCGCGTATTAGGTCGCAATGTTTCTAGATTTTTTCAATTTCTTGGTTTCTGATTAAGGCGAATGTTTGTTTGCATCGTAACCTATTCGGATGTATTTGATCTGTAGATGGAGAATAATGGAATGCTCAACGTGAAGAAGTGGGTAGTGATGTACCCAGTCTATATCAATTCCAAGAAGACTGTGGCTGAGGGAAGGAGAATCAGTTTGAGTAAAGCTTGCGAGAGCCCTAACTGCATTGAGATTAGTGATTGCTGCAAGCATCTGAAACTCCCTAGCGCCGTCGAGGTAATTGCCTTTTTAAGGGAAAACATATAATGTATGATAATTGTCTTATGGGTATTTATTATTCTCAGATTGACAAAGCCTACCCGCGTGATTTCATGCAAGTGGGGAGAGTGAGAGTGCAGTTGAAAAGAGAGGATGGGACTTTAGTCAATCCCGCCATTGCTTCAAGTAAGACCTCACCTCACCTCACCTCTGCATTCTTTAGTGTTTCTTATGTTATTACCCTAACTGATCAGTTGAATTGAGCTTGCGGTTTTGTGTACACCTGACTACAAATCACAAGGTAGTCTTCATTGACTCACATGGAATctgcttttctttcttttagtcTTGTTGTGTTTCCCGCGAATGTTGCTTGTTATCTAAACATGAGTTGCATATTCAGTTTTGGTCGCTAGTATGAACTTTCAACAATCTTTTG
The window above is part of the Brassica napus cultivar Da-Ae chromosome C8, Da-Ae, whole genome shotgun sequence genome. Proteins encoded here:
- the LOC106425169 gene encoding signal recognition particle 19 kDa protein, encoding MENNGMLNVKKWVVMYPVYINSKKTVAEGRRISLSKACESPNCIEISDCCKHLKLPSAVEIDKAYPRDFMQVGRVRVQLKREDGTLVNPAIASRKQLMQKIAELVPRHPERVKKQESQKAKKQEPQATTSTAGTSSKAGKGGKKKR